The following proteins are encoded in a genomic region of Chaetodon auriga isolate fChaAug3 chromosome 8, fChaAug3.hap1, whole genome shotgun sequence:
- the LOC143324816 gene encoding glutathione S-transferase kappa 1-like, producing the protein MTSKKVIELFYDVVSPYSWLGFEVMCRYRDVWNIELKLRPAFLGGVMHGSDNKPPGLVPNKFLYMTKDLDRLAEFYGVPLQRPSNPFEAMFDKGSLSAMRFVTAVQEKQKDGDKQAEKVSRELWRRIWSEDKDITEPASLCEAGRKAGLSDSEIEEALKLSTSKEIKDKLKRTTQYALENGAFGFPMMVCHINGKPEMFFGSDRFELMAHCIGEKWVGPQPAKSAKL; encoded by the exons ATGACATCCAAGAAAGTGATCGAGTTGTTCTACGATGTGGTTTCTCCGTACTCGTGGCTTGGCTTTGAG GTCATGTGCCGCTACAGAGACGTGTGGAATATAGAGCTCAAACTGCGCCCTGCTTTTCTGGGGGGTGTCATGCATGGATCAG acaacaaacccCCTGGTCTGGTTCCAAACAAGTTTCTGTACATGACCAAGGACCTGGACCGCTTAGCAGAGTTTTATGGTGTTCCCTTGCAGCGTCCATCCAACCCCTTTGAGGCCATGTTCGACAAAG GCTCCTTGTCTGCAATGCGATTTGTGACAGCTGTacaggagaaacaaaaggaTGGAGACAAGCAGGCGGAGAAGGTATCCCGGGAGCTGTGGAGAAGGATCTGGAGTGAGGACAAAGACATCACTGAGCCGGCGTCATTGTGTGAG gcAGGGAGGAAAGCCGGATTGTCTGACAGCGAGATTGAAGAAGCGCTGAAGCTGTCCACCTCAAAGGAGATCAAAGACAAGCTGAAAAGAACAACACAGTATGCACTTGAGAACGGG GCGTTCGGCTTCCCCATGATGGTGTGTCATATAAATGGAAAGCCAGAGATGTTTTTTGGATCGGACAGATTTGAGCTCATGGCCCACTGCATTG GGGAGAAGTGGGTGGGACCTCAGCCCGCCAAATCAGCCAAACTGTGA
- the styk1b gene encoding tyrosine-protein kinase STYK1b, whose protein sequence is MSSLSEADYRCEHGDTICEIRVYEQEVIIVPILLLASFLVTLVFIFLLRFCPEKVDRIRPQASMSAPRRVLHGIDAPPGINVLEHESIALDVPSSYSTFHPPNTYRQKDLSMSVVTPSFASSPPPQPFKPSFTPIVQPRELPRQRLPESFNLVTPLPAAFSLQSDSCVSLYRARMENRNVVLRVLNDSADAVERHNFLGFASFLAQVGPHPFLPELLGVVSLRAPLVTVVEELENRDLLSFLWRCRQDNVDPPCEMTERRIFTMAKQVASALEFLHSKDLIHGNIRARNVLVTKEFTAKLWGLHGVYTRKNQGATQKDDPSMKKWQAPELLAKRPASQSSDVWSFGVFLYEMAALGEAPFAEISVNELLQFHQRGKSLKKPSNCSNMLYSIIKGCCQWKDQDRPSLAEVSRKLLSGEKSASDKVLKASGTVNIEQYLQEAGYGETNNYTVF, encoded by the exons ATGTCTTCACTGTCAGAAGCAGACTACCGCTGCGAGCATGGAGACACGATCTGTG AGATCCGTGTGTATGAGCAGGAGGTGATCATTGTGCCCATCTTGCTGCTGGCCAGCTTCCTGGTCACTCTGgtcttcattttcctgctgcGCTTTTGTCCAGAGAAAGTCGATCGCATCCGCCCACAGGCCTCAATGTCGGCCCCCAGGAGAGTGCTGCATGGCATTGATG CTCCACCAGGTATCAATGTGCTGGAGCATGAAAGCATCGCCCTGGACGTGCCCAGTTCCTACTCCACCTTCCACCCCCCAAACACTTACCGCCAAAAAGACCTCTCCATGTCTGTGGTCACACCCTCTTTCGCGTCCAGCCCCCCACCGCAGCCCTTCAAGCCCAGTTTCACTCCCATTGTCCAGCCCAGAGAGTTGCCCCGTCAGAGGCTGCCTGAGTCCTTCAACCTGGTCACCCCTCTGCCCGCTGCCTTCTCCCTGCAGTCCGACTCCTGTGTGTCCCTCTACAGGGCCCGCATGGAGAACAGGAACGTGGTGCTGCGAGTCCTCAATG ACTCTGCCGATGCCGTAGAAAGACACAACTTCCTGGGCTTTGCATCCTTCCTGGCCCAGGTGGGACCGCATCCCTTCCTGCCAGAGCTGCTCGGAGTGGTCTCACTTCGAGCCCCTCTGGTTACAGTGGTGGAAGAGCTGGAGAACAGAGACCTGCTCAGCTTCTTGTGGCGATGCAGACAG GACAATGTGGATCCTCCATGTGAGATGACTGAAAGACGAATATTTACCATGGCCAAACAGGTGGCCTCAGCACTG GAGTTCCTTCACAGCAAAGATCTTATCCACGGAAACATTCGTGCCCGTAACGTTCTGGTCACCAAGGAGTTCACGGCCAAGCTTTGGGGCCTGCACGGGGTCTACACGAGGAAGAACCAGGGGGCCACTCAGAAAGATGATCCCAGCATGAAGAAGTGGCAGGCCCCGGAGCTGTTAGCCAAGAGACCCGCCAGTCAGAGCAGCGACGT ctggtCATTCGGCGTCTTTCTGTATGAAATGGCAGCACTGG GTGAAGCTCCATTTGCAGAAATCTCAGttaatgagctgctgcagtttcatcaGCGAgggaaaagtctgaaaaaaccTTCCAACTGTTCCAACATGCT ATACTCCATCATTAAGGGTTGTTGCCAGTGGAAGGATCAAGATCGACCCTCTCTGGCCGAGGTGAGCCGCAAGCTCCTCTCAGGAGAGAAAAGTGCCTCTGACAAAGTCCTCAAGGCGTCGGGGACAGTTAACATTGAGCAGTACCTGCAGGAGGCAGGATACGGGGAGACCAACAACTACACTGTTTTCTGA